A genomic window from Vigna radiata var. radiata cultivar VC1973A chromosome 2, Vradiata_ver6, whole genome shotgun sequence includes:
- the LOC106755585 gene encoding photosystem II core complex proteins psbY, chloroplastic produces the protein MAATIAATMAIVNTKSLKLQLPPSKPIFSLFSHLNLPKGLTSTVNATVSATTSSMAGTAIAGAVFSTLGYCDAAFAASQIAQIAEGDNRGLALLLPVVPALAWVLFNILQPALNQVNRMRSSKGVMVGLGLGLGTSGLVWSPEASASEMGLIADAAAGSDNRGQLLLLVVAPAIAWVLFNILQPALNQLNRMRSK, from the coding sequence ATGGCAGCAACCATAGCAGCAACCATGGCCATAGTAAACACCAAGAGCCTAAAACTGCAACTCCCACCTTCAAAACccatcttttctctcttttcccaTCTCAACCTTCCAAAGGGTCTAACCTCCACCGTTAACGCAACCGTGTCAGCGACAACATCTTCCATGGCGGGCACTGCAATCGCGGGGGCAGTTTTTTCCACCCTAGGATACTGCGACGCGGCTTTTGCGGCGTCGCAAATTGCCCAAATAGCGGAGGGCGACAACCGTGGGCTTGCGCTGTTGCTGCCGGTGGTTCCCGCCTTAGCGTGGGTGCTGTTCAACATTCTGCAGCCGGCGCTGAACCAGGTGAACCGCATGCGAAGCAGCAAGGGGGTCAtggttgggcttgggcttggaCTCGGCACCTCTGGCTTGGTGTGGAGCCCAGAAGCGTCAGCGAGTGAGATGGGTCTGATTGCGGATGCTGCGGCGGGCAGTGACAACAGGGGTCAGCTTCTGCTGCTTGTGGTTGCACCGGCGATTGCGTGGGTTCTGTTCAACATTCTGCAACCAGCACTTAATCAGCTTAACAGAATGAGATCAAAATGA
- the LOC106756445 gene encoding ALBINO3-like protein 1, chloroplastic isoform X1 yields MAALLPCAPNVVFAPFGNRSTSRLPNRPQSHAFSGSTRHFLRGSLSVARFGFKPEFLPEPEDTEGLLRELFGRAEGLFYTIADAAVSSSSDTVAASATAKQSNDWLSGITNYMETVLKVLKDGLSALHVPYAYGFAIILLTVLVKAATFPLTKKQVESALAMRTLQPQIKAIQERYAGDQERLQLETARLYKLANINPLAGCLPTLATIPVWIGLYRALSNVADEGLLTEGFFWIPSLAGPTTIAARQNGSGISWLFPFVDGVPPLGWSDTLAYLVLPVLLIVSQYISVQIMQSSQPNDPNMKSSQVLTKFLPLMIGYFALSVPSGLSLYWLTNNILSTAQQVWLQKLGGAKNPVRQVPDVIIKNEGTQVQKSISKLNSTIVEEAGQSEKTSEGPQPGDRFKQLKEQEARRRQQREEEEKRKFMEAAARETKVDDSHVTLEKTGGDLTVEKSRSVGSDTDPSISGVVNGNFLSTGLEGNQNFTSTSETENNEGSAHFNNDEINEKNSDKEPREILTSTTTANTQPPAEDADRMTKD; encoded by the exons ATGGCAGCTCTGTTACCTTGCGCGCCCAACGTAGTCTTTGCTCCGTTCGGGAACCGGAGCACGAGCCGCCTCCCCAACCGTCCTCAATCTCACGCTTTCTCCGGTTCGACCAGACACTTTCTTCGCGGCTCCCTCTCCGTCGCCCGGTTCGGATTCAAACCCGAGTTCTTGCCCGAGCCGGAGGACACTGAAGGCTTGCTCAGAGAACTGTTTGGCCGAGCGGAGGGACTTTTTTACACGATTGCAGACGCCGCCGTTTCTTCTTCTTCCGACACGGTTGCTGCTTCCGCCACCGCCAAACAGAGCAACGATTGGCTTTCCGGAATCACTAATTACATGGAGACGGTTCTCAAG GTACTCAAGGATGGGCTTTCTGCTTTGCATGTCCCATATGCTTATGGTTTTGCAATTATACTGCTCACAGTTCTTGTAAAAGCTGCCACTTTTCCTCTAACCAAAAAGCAG GTAGAATCCGCCTTAGCTATGCGAACTTTGCAACCTCAAATAAAGGCTATCCAGGAGCGGTATGCTGGTGATCAG GAGAGACTTCAACTTGAAACTGCTAGATTGTATAAACTAGCCAACATTAATCCTCTAGCAG GATGCCTGCCCACACTCGCAACCATACCAGTGTGGATTGGGCTATATCGAGCCCTTTCGAATGTGGCAGACGAG GGACTCCTTACTGAAGGCTTCTTTTGGATACCTTCTCTTGCTGGTCCAACCACAATTGCAGCTCGTCAAAATGGCAGTGGTATCTCTTGGCTTTTTCCTTTTGTG GATGGTGTCCCTCCCCTTGGATGGTCAGATACATTGGCTTATCTGGTCTTGCCGGTGTTGCTGATCGTCTCTCAGTACATATCTGTCCAAATAATGCAGTCATCACAG CCTAATGATCCCAACATGAAAAGTTCTCAAGTCTTGACCAAGTTCCTTCCATTAATGATTGGTTACTTTGCTCTCTCAGTTCCTTCTGGTCTTAGCCTTTACTG gttaacaaataatatattgagCACTGCACAACAAGTATGGCTTCAAAAGTTAGGAGGTGCCAAAAATCCTGTGAGGCAAGTCCCAgatgttatcataaaaaatgaaGGAACCCAGGTTCAGAAGTCAATATCTAAGCTAAATTCCACAATAGTGGAAGAAGCCGGCCAAAGTGAGAAAACATCAGAGGGGCCACAACCTGGTGATAG ATTTAAGCAATTAAAGGAGCAAGAGGCAAGGAGAAGACaacaaagagaagaagaagaaaaaaggaaattcATGGAAGCAGCAGCTAGAGAGACTAAAGTAGATGATAGTCACGTGACACTTGAGAAAACTGGAGGTGATTTAACTGTTGAAAAATCTCGGTCTGTGGGTTCAGATACTGATCCCTCCATATCTGGAGTGGTAAATGGTAACTTTTTAAGTACAGGCTTAGAGGGAAATCAGAATTTTACATCTACATCTGAGACAGAAAATAATGAAGGCTCTGCTCATTTCAACAATGATGAGATAAACGAGAAAAATTCAGACAAG GAACCAAGAGAAATATTAACATCTACAACCACTGCAAACACACAACCTCCTGCAGAAGATGCAGATCGCATGACAAAGGATTGA
- the LOC106756445 gene encoding ALBINO3-like protein 1, chloroplastic isoform X2 — translation MAALLPCAPNVVFAPFGNRSTSRLPNRPQSHAFSGSTRHFLRGSLSVARFGFKPEFLPEPEDTEGLLRELFGRAEGLFYTIADAAVSSSSDTVAASATAKQSNDWLSGITNYMETVLKVLKDGLSALHVPYAYGFAIILLTVLVKAATFPLTKKQVESALAMRTLQPQIKAIQERYAGDQERLQLETARLYKLANINPLAGCLPTLATIPVWIGLYRALSNVADEGLLTEGFFWIPSLAGPTTIAARQNGSGISWLFPFVDGVPPLGWSDTLAYLVLPVLLIVSQYISVQIMQSSQPNDPNMKSSQVLTKFLPLMIGYFALSVPSGLSLYWLTNNILSTAQQVWLQKLGGAKNPVRQVPDVIIKNEGTQVQKSISKLNSTIVEEAGQSEKTSEGPQPGDRFKQLKEQEARRRQQREEEEKRKFMEAAARETKVDDSHVTLEKTGGLEGNQNFTSTSETENNEGSAHFNNDEINEKNSDKEPREILTSTTTANTQPPAEDADRMTKD, via the exons ATGGCAGCTCTGTTACCTTGCGCGCCCAACGTAGTCTTTGCTCCGTTCGGGAACCGGAGCACGAGCCGCCTCCCCAACCGTCCTCAATCTCACGCTTTCTCCGGTTCGACCAGACACTTTCTTCGCGGCTCCCTCTCCGTCGCCCGGTTCGGATTCAAACCCGAGTTCTTGCCCGAGCCGGAGGACACTGAAGGCTTGCTCAGAGAACTGTTTGGCCGAGCGGAGGGACTTTTTTACACGATTGCAGACGCCGCCGTTTCTTCTTCTTCCGACACGGTTGCTGCTTCCGCCACCGCCAAACAGAGCAACGATTGGCTTTCCGGAATCACTAATTACATGGAGACGGTTCTCAAG GTACTCAAGGATGGGCTTTCTGCTTTGCATGTCCCATATGCTTATGGTTTTGCAATTATACTGCTCACAGTTCTTGTAAAAGCTGCCACTTTTCCTCTAACCAAAAAGCAG GTAGAATCCGCCTTAGCTATGCGAACTTTGCAACCTCAAATAAAGGCTATCCAGGAGCGGTATGCTGGTGATCAG GAGAGACTTCAACTTGAAACTGCTAGATTGTATAAACTAGCCAACATTAATCCTCTAGCAG GATGCCTGCCCACACTCGCAACCATACCAGTGTGGATTGGGCTATATCGAGCCCTTTCGAATGTGGCAGACGAG GGACTCCTTACTGAAGGCTTCTTTTGGATACCTTCTCTTGCTGGTCCAACCACAATTGCAGCTCGTCAAAATGGCAGTGGTATCTCTTGGCTTTTTCCTTTTGTG GATGGTGTCCCTCCCCTTGGATGGTCAGATACATTGGCTTATCTGGTCTTGCCGGTGTTGCTGATCGTCTCTCAGTACATATCTGTCCAAATAATGCAGTCATCACAG CCTAATGATCCCAACATGAAAAGTTCTCAAGTCTTGACCAAGTTCCTTCCATTAATGATTGGTTACTTTGCTCTCTCAGTTCCTTCTGGTCTTAGCCTTTACTG gttaacaaataatatattgagCACTGCACAACAAGTATGGCTTCAAAAGTTAGGAGGTGCCAAAAATCCTGTGAGGCAAGTCCCAgatgttatcataaaaaatgaaGGAACCCAGGTTCAGAAGTCAATATCTAAGCTAAATTCCACAATAGTGGAAGAAGCCGGCCAAAGTGAGAAAACATCAGAGGGGCCACAACCTGGTGATAG ATTTAAGCAATTAAAGGAGCAAGAGGCAAGGAGAAGACaacaaagagaagaagaagaaaaaaggaaattcATGGAAGCAGCAGCTAGAGAGACTAAAGTAGATGATAGTCACGTGACACTTGAGAAAACTGGAG GCTTAGAGGGAAATCAGAATTTTACATCTACATCTGAGACAGAAAATAATGAAGGCTCTGCTCATTTCAACAATGATGAGATAAACGAGAAAAATTCAGACAAG GAACCAAGAGAAATATTAACATCTACAACCACTGCAAACACACAACCTCCTGCAGAAGATGCAGATCGCATGACAAAGGATTGA
- the LOC106776290 gene encoding probable pectate lyase 5 has translation MEILIPLSFMLLFLLLVPSCICSSPLQDPELVVEDVQKSINASRRNLAFLSCGTGNPIDDCWRCDANWEKNRKNLAECSIGFGKHAIGGRDGKIYVVTDPGDHPVNPKPGTLRYGVIREEPLWIIFQRDMVIKLKQELMMNSFKTIDGRGVSVHIAGGPCITIQYVSNIIIHGINIHDCKQGGNAYVRDSPTHYGWRTLSDGDGISIFGGSHVWVDHCSLSNCRDGLIDAIHGSTAITISNNYLTHHNKVMLLGHSDTFTRDKNMQVTIAFNHFGEGLVQRMPRCRYGYFHVVNNDYTQWKMYAIGGSAAPTINSQGNRFFAPNDHTFKEVTKRENAAQSKWKNWNWRSTGDLMLNGAFFTASGAGASSSYARASSLAAKPSSLVSSLTASAGSLRCRKGSRC, from the exons ATGGAAATTCTAATTCCGCTGTcatttatgttactctttctgCTGCTTGTACCTTCCTGCATTTGTTCTTCCCCACTTCAAGATCCTGAACTAGTGGTGGAAGATGTACAAAA GAGCATTAATGCCTCAAGGAGGAACTTAGCATTTCTCTCTTGTGGGACGGGGAACCCCATTGATGATTGTTGGAGGTGTGATGCCAATTGGGAAAAGAATCGGAAGAATTTAGCAGAGTGTTCCATTGGGTTTGGTAAGCATGCAATTGGAGGGAGGGATGGTAAAATATATGTGGTGACTGACCCTGGTGATCACCCTGTGAATCCCAAGCCAGGAACACTGAGATATGGTGTGATCCGAGAGGAACCACTGTGGATCATTTTCCAGCGTGACATGGTGATCAAGCTGAAGCAAGAGCTTATGATGAACTCTTTCAAGACCATAGATGGTAGAGGGGTAAGTGTGCACATTGCTGGTGGCCCTTGCATTACTATACAGTATGTGAGCAACATTATCATTCACGGGATTAACATCCATGACTGTAAACAAGGAGGGAATGCTTATGTGAGAGACTCCCCTACACACTATGGGTGGAGGACTCTCTCAGATGGTGATGGCATCTCCATCTTTGGTGGGAGCCATGTTTGGGTGGATCACTGTTCTCTCTCCAATTGCCGTGATGGGCTGATTGATGCCATCCATGGATCCACTGCCATTACCATATCCAACAATTACTTGACCCACCACAACAAGGTCATGCTTTTGGGCCATAGTGATACTTTCACTAGGGACAAGAACATGCAAGTCACCATTGCCTTTAACCATTTTGGAGAAGGGCTAGTACAGAGAATGCCAAG ATGTAGGTATGGATATTTCCATGTGGTGAACAATGATTACACCCAATGGAAAATGTATGCCATAGGAGGGAGTGCTGCACCAACAATCAATAGCCAAGGGAATAGGTTTTTTGCTCCTAATGACCATACATTCAAAGAG GTGACAAAGAGGGAGAATGCAGCACAGAGCAAATGGAAGAATTGGAATTGGAGGTCAACGGGAGATTTGATGCTAAACGGTGCGTTTTTCACTGCATCAGGAGCAGGTGCATCTTCAAGCTATGCAAGAGCTTCCAGTTTGGCAGCAAAACCATCTTCACTCGTCAGTTCTTTAACAGCATCAGCTGGATCACTTAGATGTAGAAAGGGTTCACGTTGCTGA
- the LOC106753395 gene encoding probable pectate lyase 5 → MSQISVSINGSRRKLGYLSCGTGNPIDDCWRCDPNWERNRKRLASCGIGFGKNAIGGRDGKLYVVTDPSDNPMNPKPGTLRHGVIQEEPLWIIFKRDMVIKLHMDLLVNSYKTIDGRGATIHIAGGPCIKVHNKRNIIIHGIHIHHCKRGRSGYVTDFPNHRTWSARSDGDGITISGGNHVWVDHCSLSNCFDGLIDVVHGSTAITISNNYMTHHNKVMLLGHSDSYKDDKNMQVTIAFNHFGEGLGGRMPRCRFGYFHVVNNDYIHWQHYAIGGSSSPTIFSQGNRFLAPNDEDHKEVRVAFCEVLP, encoded by the exons ATGTCTCAAATTTCCGT GAGCATTAATGGGTCAAGGAGAAAGTTGGGGTACCTTTCTTGTGGTACGGGGAACCCCATTGATGATTGTTGGAGGTGCGACCCCAACTGGGAAAGGAATCGTAAGCGTTTAGCTAGTTGTGGTATTGGGTTCGGCAAGAATGCCATTGGTGGAAGAGATGGGAAACTATACGTGGTGACTGACCCCAGTGATAACCCTATGAACCCTAAACCAGGTACGTTGAGACATGGTGTTATCCAAGAAGAGCCTTTGTGGATCATTTTCAAGCGTGACATGGTGATCAAGCTACACATGGATCTCCTTGTTAATTCTTACAAAACCATTGACGGAAGAGGAGCAACTATCCACATTGCTGGAGGGCCTTGCATTAAAGTGCACAACAAGAGGAATATCATAATTCATGGCATACACATTCATCATTGCAAACGAGGTCGGAGTGGATATGTCACTGATTTTCCTAACCATCGCACTTGGAGTGCAAGATCGGACGGTGATGGGATCACAATCTCTGGTGGGAATCATGTTTGGGTGGACCATTGCTCCTTGTCAAACTGTTTTGATGGCCTTATTGATGTTGTTCATGGTTCAACGGCCATCACCATTTCCAACAATTACATGACACACCATAACAAGGTCATGCTCTTGGGCCACAGTGATTCCTATAAAGATGACAAGAATATGCAAGTCACCATAGCCTTCAACCATTTTGGAGAAGGGCTAGGAGGAAGAATGCCTAG ATGCAGGTTTGGATACTTTCATGTCGTGAACAACGATTACATACATTGGCAGCATTACGCAATAGGTGGAAGTTCATCCCCAACTATTTTCAGCCAAGGCAATAGATTTCTTGCTCCGAATGATGAAGACCATAAAGAGGTGAGAGTTGCATTTTGCGAAGTTCTTCCATGA
- the LOC106756040 gene encoding T-complex protein 1 subunit epsilon: protein MALAFDEFGRPFIILKEQEQKSRLRGLDAQKSNISAGKAVARILRTSLGPKGMDKMLQSPDGDVTITNDGATILEQMDVDNQIAKLMVELSRSQDYEIGDGTTGVVVMAGALLEKAERLLERGIHPIRIAEGYETASRIAVEHLERVANKFEFGESNLEPLIQTCMTTLSSKIVNRCKRSLAEIAVKAVLAVADLERKDVNLDLIKVEGKVGGKLEDTELIYGIVVDKDMSHPQMPKQIEDAKIAILTCPFEPPKPKTKHKVDIDTVEKFQTLRLQEQKYFDDMVQKCKDVGATLVICQWGFDDEANHLLMHRNLPAVRWVGGVELELIAIATGGRIVPRFQELSTEKLGKAGMVREKSFGTTKDRMLYIEHCANSRAVTIFIRGGNKMIIEETKRSLHDALCVARNLIRNNSIVYGGGSAEISCSIAVEAAADRYPGVEQYAIRAFGDALEAIPMALAENSGLQPIETLSAVKSQQIKDNNPHFGIDCNDVGTNDMREQDVFETLIGKQQQILLATQVVKMILKIDDVISPSEY from the exons ATGGCGTTGGCTTTCGACGAGTTCGGAAGGCCGTTCATAATACTGAAGGAACAGGAGCAGAAGAGCAGACTCCGAGGTTTGGATGCTCAAAAATCGAACATTTCCGCCGGCAAAGCCGTCGCGCGGATCCTCCGCACCTCCCTTGGTCCTAAAGGCATGGACAAGATGCTCCAGAGCCCCGACGGAGACGTCACCATCA CCAACGACGGCGCCACCATCCTCGAGCAGATGGACGTGGACAACCAAATCGCGAAGCTCATGGTGGAGCTTTCGAGGAGCCAGGACTACGAAATTGGCGATGGCACCACCGGCGTCGTCGTCATGGCCGGCGCGCTTCTCGAGAAGGCTGAGCGCCTCCTGGAGCGGGGAATTCACCCCATCAGGATCGCCGAGGGTTACGAAACGGCGTCTAGAATCGCGGTTGAGCATCTTGAGCGCGTGGCCAACAAGTTCGAGTTCGGGGAGTCCAATTTGGAGCCTCTCATTCAAACCTGCATGACCACACTCTCCTCTAAGAT TGTTAATCGGTGCAAGCGCAGCTTGGCTGAGATCGCTGTTAAGGCTGTTCTTGCTGTTGCTGATCTGGAGAGGAAGGATGTTAATCTGGATCTGATTAAGGTGGAAGGGAAAGTTGGGGGTAAATTGGAGGACACTGAGTTGATCTATGGCATAGTTGTTGATAAGGATATGAGCCATCCTCAAATGCCTAAGCAAATCGAGGATGCTAAAATTGCTATCCTGACCTGCCCCTTCGAGCCTCCCAAGCCAAAGACTAAGCATAAGGTTGATATTGATACAGTGGAGAAGTTCCAGACGTTGAGGTTGCAGGAACAGAAGTATTTTGATGACATGGTTCAAAAATGCAAG GATGTGGGTGCAACCCTTGTAATTTGCCAATGGggttttgatgatgaagcaAATCATCTCTTAATGCACAGGAACTTGCCAGCTGTCAGATGGGTTGGTGGTGTAGAGTTGGAATTGATAGCTATAGCAACTg GTGGAAGAATTGTTCCTAGGTTCCAGGAGTTATCAACAGAAAAGTTGGGAAAG gccGGCATGGTTCGTGAAAAGTCTTTTGGTACGACAAAAGACCGAATGCTGTACATTGAACACTGTGCAAACTCAAGGGCTGTAACAATATTTATCCGTGGAG GTAACAAAATGATCATAGAGGAGACAAAGCGCAGTCTTCATGATGCCTTGTGCGTGGCTAGGAATCTTATCCGTAACAATTCTATTGTATATGGTGGTGGTTCTGCTGAGATTTCGTGCTCTATAGCTGTCGAGGCTGCTGCTGATAGATACCCTGGAGTTGAACAG TATGCTATTAGAGCATTTGGGGATGCCTTGGAAGCCATCCCAATGGCCCTCGCTGAAAATAGTGGCCTTCAACCAATTGAAACATTATCTGCTGTTAAGTCTCAGCAAATAAAG GATAATAATCCTCACTTTGGCATTGATTGTAATGATGTTGGCACTAATGACATGCGTGAGCAAGATGTCTTCGAAACTTTGATCGGAAAGCAGCAACAGATCTTACTCGCTACTCAAGTTGTCAAGATGATATTGAAAATTGATGATGTCATTTCCCCATCTGAGTACTGA
- the LOC106756039 gene encoding oxysterol-binding protein-related protein 1D translates to MNPLCCIAPVSIDRDRANPVVAKSPSQCQLGLDAAVRTVNYASKSSFSTLDSSVGSDSVKASAAADLEEEEEPRDSKAFGGGNGGGVAGSVAGILYKWVNYGKGWRSRWFVLEDGVLSYYKIHGPDKILMSPARDRSVRVIGEESSKFVKKANWNLNRAPSGGAGGGNSNNGKQCKPFGEIHLKVSSVRSSKSDEKRLSIFTGTKTLHLRCVSREDRAMWIEALQSAKDLFPRTLTSSDLATSEDIVVSTEKLRSRLSQEGISEAIINDCESIMLSEVSYLQSKLKYLQQKHVMLLDTLKQLETEKIELETTVVDETKERESYCGQGNRRFSDFYSVMSEGSATDSVADNESQDGADVETDDDDRTYFDTNEFLYSDALRSASYRSREGMTNGSIYDRDYICYDGVHGFEEIKDVRYPYVKRRDNLPEPKEKEKPVGLWSIIKDNIGKDLSGVCLPVYFNEPLSSLQKCFEDLEYSYLVDRALEWGKQGNDLMRILNIAAFAVSSYASTEGRQCKPFNPLLGETYEADYPDKGLRFFSEKVSHHPMIVACHCEGRGWKFWADSNLKGKFWGRSIQLDPVGVLTLQFEDGETFQWSKVTTSIYNIILGKIYCDHYGTMHIRGSGNYSCKLKFKEQSIIDRNPHQVHGFVQDNRTGEKVAMLIGKWDEAMYYVLGDPTTKPKGYDPMTEAAILWERDSSVSKTRYNLSPFAISLNEILPGLLDKLPPTDSRLRPDQRHLENGEYELANAEKLRLEQLQRQARKMQERGWQPRWFKKDDDGCYRYIGGYWETREKNNWDGIPDIFGQSCDLPSCSTEETVSY, encoded by the exons ATGAATCCTCTGTGCTGCATTGCACCGGTTTCGATCGATCGGGACAGGGCGAACCCTGTGGTGGCGAAATCGCCGAGTCAGTGTCAGCTAGGGCTCGATGCGGCTGTCAGGACGGTGAACTACGCGTCCAAATCGAGCTTCTCCACGCTGGATTCCTCAGTAGGTTCGGATTCTGTCAAGGCATCCGCTGCTGCGGATCTcgaggaggaggaggagccGCGCGATTCCAAGGCTTTTGGAGGCGGGAATGGAGGCGGCGTCGCCGGGAGTGTCGCCGGGATCCTGTACAAGTGGGTGAATTACGGGAAGGGGTGGAGATCGAGGTGGTTCGTGCTGGAAGATGGCGTGCTTTCTTATTACAAGATTCACGGGCCGGACAAGATCTTGATGAGTCCGGCGAGGGATAGGAGCGTGAGGGTGATCGGAGAAGAGTCATCGAAGTTCGTGAAGAAAGCGAATTGGAATCTGAATCGAGCGCCTTCTGGAGGGGCAGGGGGAGGGAACAGTAACAACGGGAAGCAATGCAAACCGTTCGGTGAGATACATTTGAAG GTTTCTTCAGTTCGTTCCAGCAAGTCTGACGAAAAGCGGCTTTCCATATTTACTGGGACAAAAACTCTCCACTTGCGGTGTGTATCTAGAGAAGACAGAGCCATGTGGATTGAGGCCTTGCAGTCAGCAAAAGATCTTTTTCCCAGAACTCTAACAAGTAGTGATCTTGCAACTTCAGAAGATATTGTGGTTTCCACAGAGAAGCTGCGATCACGATTGTCACAGGAAGGCATAAGTGAAGCAATCATTAATGACTGCGAGTCGATTATGCTTTCCGAAGTATCGTATCTCCAAAGCAAGTTGAAGTATCTTCAGCAGAAACATGTTATGCTGCTGGACACCTTAAAACAACTGGAG ACAGAGAAAATAGAGTTGGAAACTACTGTAGTTGATGAAACAAAGGAACGGGAATCATACTGTGGACAAGGAAATAGAAGGTTTAGTG ATTTTTATTCTGTGATGTCGGAGGGTAGTGCTACTGACTCGGTGGCTGATAATGAAAGTCAAGATGGAGCAGATGTTGAAACAGATGATGATGATAGAACATATTTTGACACAAATGAGTTTTTGTACTCTGATGCCCTAAGAAGTGCATCCTATCGAAGTAGGGAAGGTATGACCAATGGAAGTATATATGATAGAGATTATATTTGCTATGATGGTGTGCATGGGTTCGAGGAGATCAAAGATGTAAGGTATCCATATGTCAAAAGAAGAGATAACTTACCAGagccaaaagaaaaagagaagccTGTTGGCTTGTGGTCAATTATTAAAGACAATATTGGGAAGGATCTTTCAGGAGTTTGTCTCCCTGTTTATTTTAATGAACCACTATCGTCATTGCAAAAGTGTTTTGAAGACCTAGAGTATTCATACCTGGTTGATAGAGCATTGGAATGGGGAAAGCAG GGGAATGATCTGATGAGAATTCTAAATATTGCAGCTTTTGCTGTATCCAGCTATGCATCAACTGAAGGTCGACAATGTAAACCTTTTAATCCTTTACTTGGGGAGACTTACGAAGCGGACTATCCAGATAAAGGACTTAGGTTTTTTTCTGAAAAG GTTAGTCATCATCCAATGATTGTTGCTTGTCATTGTGAGGGAAGGGGGTGGAAGTTTTGGGCAGATTCTAATTTGAAAGGAAAATTCTGGGGGCGTTCAATCCAGTTAGATCCTGTGGGTGTCCTGACTCTACAATTTGAGGATGGTGAAACATTTCAGTGGAGCAAGGTCACCACTTCCATATACAATATCATATTAGGTAAAATTTATTGTGACCACTACGGTACCATGCACATCAGGGGCAGTGGCAACTATTCTTGCAAACTGAAATTCAAGGAGCAATCTATTATAGACCGAAATCCACATCAG GTCCATGGATTTGTTCAAGACAACAGAACGGGAGAGAAGGTAGCAATGTTAATTGGGAAGTGGGATGAAGCAATGTACTATGTACTAGGGGATCCAACTACTAAGCCAAAAGGTTATGATCCGATGACAGAAGCTGCGATATTGTGGGAAAGGGACAGCTCTGTATCCAAGACAAGATACAACCTCTCTCCTTTTGCAATTTCCTTGAATGAAATATTACCTGGTTTATTAGACAAGTTGCCCCCGACTGACTCAAGGTTGAGACCAGATCAAAGACATTTAGAAAATGGAGAATATGAGTTGGCAAATGCAGAGAAACTGAGACTTGAGCAGTTGCAGAGACAG GCAAGAAAGATGCAAGAAAGAGGATGGCAGCCGAGATGGTTTAAGAAGGATGATGATGGTTGCTACCGATATATTGGTGGGTATTgggaaacaagagaaaaaaataattgggaTGGAATCCCTGATATATTTGGACAGAGTTGTGATTTACCTTCATGTTCCACGGAAGAGACTGTATCCTACTGA